Proteins encoded together in one Lysinibacillus sp. FSL K6-0232 window:
- the metG gene encoding methionine--tRNA ligase: protein MSEQHKTFYITTPIYYPSGKFHIGTAYTTVASDTMARYKRLRGYDVRFLTGMDEHGQKIQEKAAEAGKHPQEYVNEIADAAKKLWALMDISYDDFIQTTQERHTKAVEKIFQKFLDNGDIYKGEYEGWYCTPCESFFTETQLVDGNCPDCGRPVHKVKEESYFFNMKKYADRLLAYYEENLEFIEPESRKNEMINNFIKPGLEDLSVSRTSFDWGIKVPGDPKHVIYVWVDALTNYITSLGYLSEDETLFNKYWPADVHVVGKDIVRFHTIYWPIFLMALDLPLPKKVFAHGFIMMKDGKMSKSKGNVIYPEMLIERYGLDATRYFLLRELPFGADGVFSPESFIERTNFDLANDLGNLLNRTISMINKYFDGVIPTENLEPTEFDAALQEQAKSVRIKYEESMEKMQFSVVLADLWTLVSRTNKYIDETQPWVLAKEEADKPKLGSVMRNLAESLHHIAVMLQPFMTATPKRIIDQLGLDDKFLAWDTIETFGNTIPTNIKVVEKGIPIFPRLESEVEIAYIREEMRGSVKTPQEEEVKKTSKDREIPEIPEITIDDFMKIDLRVATVIACEPVPKADKLLKLQLDLGYEQRQVVSGIAKFYSPDELIGQKVVVVANLKPVKLRGELSQGMILAGEKDGILKLASVDQKLENGAKVK from the coding sequence GTGAGTGAACAACATAAAACATTTTATATAACAACACCTATTTACTATCCAAGTGGGAAATTTCATATTGGTACGGCATATACAACGGTAGCATCTGATACAATGGCACGCTATAAACGTTTACGCGGCTATGATGTTCGTTTTTTAACAGGTATGGACGAGCATGGGCAAAAAATTCAAGAAAAAGCGGCTGAAGCGGGGAAACATCCTCAAGAATATGTAAATGAAATTGCAGATGCTGCGAAAAAGCTTTGGGCTTTAATGGATATTTCGTATGATGACTTTATTCAAACAACACAAGAAAGACATACAAAAGCTGTCGAAAAGATTTTTCAAAAGTTTTTAGACAATGGTGATATTTATAAAGGCGAATATGAGGGCTGGTATTGTACGCCATGTGAATCGTTCTTTACTGAAACGCAACTCGTTGATGGGAATTGCCCAGACTGTGGTCGTCCTGTACACAAAGTAAAAGAAGAGTCGTACTTCTTTAATATGAAGAAATACGCAGATCGTTTATTGGCTTATTATGAAGAGAATCTTGAATTTATTGAGCCAGAATCTCGAAAAAATGAAATGATTAATAATTTCATTAAACCAGGATTAGAAGACCTATCTGTATCAAGAACATCCTTTGATTGGGGAATTAAAGTACCTGGTGATCCAAAGCATGTTATTTATGTATGGGTGGATGCTTTAACAAACTATATTACATCTTTAGGTTATCTTTCAGAGGATGAAACATTATTCAACAAATATTGGCCAGCAGATGTGCATGTGGTAGGAAAAGATATTGTGCGCTTCCATACGATTTATTGGCCAATTTTCTTAATGGCATTAGATTTACCATTACCGAAAAAAGTATTTGCACATGGTTTTATTATGATGAAAGATGGGAAAATGTCTAAATCGAAGGGTAATGTTATTTATCCTGAAATGCTAATTGAGCGATATGGACTAGATGCGACACGTTATTTCCTTTTACGCGAATTACCATTTGGCGCTGATGGCGTATTTTCACCAGAATCATTTATTGAGCGTACAAATTTTGACCTTGCTAATGATTTAGGGAATTTATTAAACCGTACTATCTCAATGATTAATAAGTATTTCGATGGTGTGATTCCTACAGAAAATCTTGAACCGACAGAATTTGATGCAGCATTACAAGAGCAAGCAAAGTCGGTACGTATTAAATATGAAGAAAGTATGGAAAAAATGCAATTTAGTGTCGTACTGGCTGATTTATGGACGCTTGTATCACGAACAAATAAATATATAGATGAAACACAGCCTTGGGTATTAGCAAAAGAAGAGGCTGATAAACCAAAACTAGGCTCGGTTATGCGAAATTTGGCGGAAAGCTTACACCACATTGCTGTCATGTTACAACCATTTATGACAGCTACACCAAAACGTATCATCGATCAATTAGGACTGGATGACAAATTCTTAGCATGGGATACAATTGAAACATTCGGCAATACTATTCCAACAAACATTAAAGTGGTAGAAAAAGGCATACCTATTTTCCCTCGTTTAGAGAGCGAAGTTGAAATTGCCTATATTCGTGAGGAAATGCGTGGTTCTGTAAAGACACCTCAAGAGGAAGAAGTTAAAAAGACTTCAAAGGATAGGGAGATTCCAGAAATCCCTGAAATTACTATCGATGATTTTATGAAAATTGATTTGCGCGTAGCAACTGTTATAGCATGTGAGCCTGTTCCAAAAGCAGATAAATTATTAAAGCTTCAACTTGATTTAGGATACGAGCAACGCCAAGTAGTATCAGGGATTGCGAAATTCTATTCTCCTGATGAACTTATTGGTCAAAAGGTGGTTGTTGTAGCTAATTTAAAACCAGTTAAACTTCGAGGGGAATTATCTCAAGGAATGATTTTAGCTGGTGAAAAAGATGGAATTTTAAAATTAGCATCAGTAGACCAAAAACTTGAAAATGGCGCAAAAGTAAAGTAA